The Zingiber officinale cultivar Zhangliang chromosome 10A, Zo_v1.1, whole genome shotgun sequence genome contains a region encoding:
- the LOC122026728 gene encoding probable aspartic protease At2g35615 produces MEFSMGTPNLQHVWGILDTESDLNWVNCVGYECFNKTTTLFNHSASLSYNKLICNSDECKSIFQGHCYDDKMCVYHYSYADGSNIDGMFSSDTFRFYSSDTKQFTSIPNMLFGCNFRSFDTIDNDFGSTIGLGPSSPSLIHQLAPKYISKYFSYCLDSWLYGGLASRLFLGCDNATIIGNTNVTSFMTQDNYYVVQLNAISIPGEFNIDYSTRRSKLRVDNIIFDSDIAMTILDTQVVDELLRELTNYVSLPTVMLEDPFKLCFKVHLTEQEEELPGLLFSFAGELGNFRVSPENLFTWFGVHVKCMVILGMNGMQIFGNVMQKDVLVGHDLEKMELTLTEKKCI; encoded by the coding sequence ATGGAGTTCAGCATGGGCACGCCAAACCTACAACATGTGTGGGGCATTCTCGACACCGAGAGCGATCTAAACTGGGTCAACTGTGTGGGTTACGAATGCTTCAACAAGACCACCACCCTATTCAATCATAGTGCATCCCTCTCCTACAACAAATTAATTTGCAATTCCGATGAGTGCAAGAGCATTTTCCAAGGTCATTGCTATGATGATAAGATGTGCGTGTACCATTACTCCTACGCCGATGGCTCCAACATCGATGGAATGTTCTCCTCGGACACCTTTCGTTTCTACTCGTCAGATACGAAACAATTTACATCCATTCCAAATATGCTATTCGGTTGTAACTTCCGGTCCTTTGACACCATCGACAATGACTTCGGTAGCACCATTGGGTTGGGCCCCTCGTCGCCATCTCTGATCCACCAGCTCGCCCCTAAGTACATCAGCAAGTACTTCTCATATTGCCTAGACTCCTGGCTCTATGGGGGACTCGCTAGCAGGCTCTTCTTGGGATGTGACAATGCCACTATTATCGGAAACACGAATGTCACGTCGTTCATGACACAAGATAACTACTATGTTGTGCAGCTTAATGCCATCTCTATCCCGGGTGAATTCAACATCGATTACAGTACTAGGAGGTCCAAGTTGAGGGTCGACAACATCATCTTTGACTCCGACATTGCCATGACCATACTAGACACTCAAGTGGTGGACGAGTTGCTGAGGGAATTGACGAATTATGTTAGCTTGCCAACTGTGATGCTGGAAGACCCATTCAAATTGTGCTTCAAAGTGCACTTGACGGAACAAGAGGAGGAGTTGCCAGGGTTGTTGTTCTCATTTGCCGGGGAGTTGGGGAACTTCAGGGTGAGCCCTGAAAACCTGTTTACATGGTTTGGTGTGCATGTGAAATGCATGGTGATATTGGGAATGAATGGTATGCAGATCTTTGGGAATGTTATGCAGAAAGATGTTTTGGTTGGACATGATCTAGAAAAAATGGAATTGACCCTTACAGAGAAAAAATGTATCTAG